The genomic stretch AGCTTCATGTTCATTTCCTTTCCATCTTTCCAATGCAACCCAAGTAGAggataaaaaatccaaaaaaaaaacagattctTCTAGCTTTTTGCTTTATATTGCGAAAAGACGATCAATAACCTTAAAGAGTACTGCTAGTATACTACAAATTTTACTACATCCCTTTACAAACTAACATGGCAGTTCACTTGACACTTTCCACCTCAATCACAAAACTAATGTGGGCAGTCTACATGTCATGAGTGCCATGTAAGCCttaaaaaaagcagaaaaataatattaaaaacaaaataacttaAAGGGTGGCTAGACCACTGCTCCGTTTTACCCCTTGAGGGGGTGGTCAGCCACTCAAGGGAGTAAttggggtggtcagccacccatGAGAATGAGGGCCAACCATACCCCATGAACCACGAACCATGGGGGTGGTTGCGAAGAGAGCGTTAAGACTCTGTGGCAATGCCCCATCAGCCCGAGCTGTCATGGCAGCGCCTATTAGCCCTTATTAAAAAGGATTCTGATTGATTGACGGGCCCAATGGAATGAGTGAGATGGGGAGTGTGGTTTTTAGTATTAAGTAAAAGTTTTTCCTATATCTGCCTTCCGGACGAAGAATAGAAAAAATCAAGAAGTCATATTCCATTTCTTCGTACACTTTCTCAGGTACCAAACGGAAAATTAACATTAACTAACGCCAGACAATCAGAAGCCAAGCAGAGAAAAACTTTAATTGGAACAAAACGAAACAAAAACAATCTGATTTTCCAAAAACGTACCGTATGGTTCTCGGAATCGCACTCGTACTCGTCGTCGGAGAACTGCTCGTAGGCGTACCCGGAGAGGCCTCGCTTTGCAACGAACACTCTCCCATTAGATagagcagaagaagaagagggcaggaggaggaggagactGAGCAAAGAGCGGCGATGGTGGTGGCTGCGAAGGCTTGAAAGAGCGGCGTGACGGTCGGAAATTGCCCTGGAGTATCGGAAAAGGAAACCCGCTACCGGCCTCGACTTGTGCATTCTAACGAAGAAGAAGGTTGAGGCATGGCGGGTTGGGTTAGAACTTGAGCTGCTGTTGGCCTGCGAAGTACTTACGCATGCGCTCAaaaattttagctaaattttagttgcaaatttttttttttattttcaccaacatattttttaaaaacttaattatattttactctccattttaattattcattttaaatatttttactttattcTCTTTCActattctcaaaaaaataaattagaatgattttttattcatttgttaaGCTATAGTGTTGTTAAATTTGCTGAGCATGGtaaattaagagagagaaaatgtaaCACCTTCTAGACCCTAAACCCCTTGAGTGACtaattgagaaaaataagagaggAGTCATTTTTCCCTCCTCCCCCCTTCATTTCCCTCTCCATTTTCCTTCCCCTGGTAGGAGTACCCGGTGTCTTCTCTGTAGTCTCTTATAGAATCTATTTTTTGGCAGTTTtattttagatctagtttttcaaaatCATATGTACTTGTCTCTGTCGGCCATACTATCACACGCGTCCCATCACCATCCCGCCCCGCTTTGCACCGAGCTACGCCAATCAACCAACGGAGACCTACGTGGATCTCACGCGCCAACGTGTTTCTTCATAGGGATATCTACGATGTTGTATTCCTCCACTAATGTTtatgttgggtttttttttttttttttttttttttttttagagtgttttgttttgattcttgtattttgttttgttcattttgtcCTGGCCTTTAGGTCGAAGACGGTTGTTTTTCTCATGACCTTTGGGTTGAGAAGGGTTAGATCGGTGTGAGAAATTATCTGTCACGGCTGGAAAATAAGATTAAGAGAAATATGGGCTACCTATGTCTTATATCTAGTCTGCTTTTGGAGGCTGGAGTAGATATATTTTATAGGAGAAACCTTAGTAAGCCCCCTTAaacttccagccgatttgacaagcaccccctgaatttccaaaactcttacttaggccccctgaaatttggtttgctctcactttggatcattttttaacgttaaagtcaaacaatttgactttttataccaattttaccctcaaacaaaactacgtcattttgaACTCCAAAATTACACCTTTTTGGGTTTCAAAACTATATCACCACCCAAcctaaaacgatgtcgttttgagcataatattaaaaaaaaaaaaaaaaaacagacacttcagaaagcccccctaaacttccagcgattttgacaaaccccccctaaattttcaaaattctcacttaggccccctgaacttccgttttctctcactttggaccattttaacgttaaagtcaaacaatttgactttttatacccattttaccctcccccaaaactacgtcgttttgtgtcctaaaactacaacacctacccaacccaaaatgacgtcattttaggcattaatttttatttttaaaaagaaaagcaaaataaataatttttaaaaaaaaaaattagaaaaaaaaagctcatcCGGTGGCCTTTGTGGCGATCACAGGGAGTGGTCCGGTacccattattaaaaaaaagggggggatcCGGGTGCTTGCTTTTAGGGGTGCTTCGGACCACCCGACCCGCAGGGGTGTTGGGGCCACCCAAATGCctgttgagttttttttttttttggccagcTTTTAAAGGGTGGCGGACTACCTCATGTCCAAGGGGATTTGGTCAGAATACACCCAGGGCCGTGGGGGGTGGCTTCtcgatttccttttttttttatttttatttttattttaatattatgctcaaaacgacgtcattttgggttggttggtgatgtagttttgaagcccaaaacaaTGTAGTTTTGGTAAAACAGcatagttttggttgagggtaaaatgagtataaaaagtttaaaaggtccaaagtgagagaaaacggAAGTttagggggcctaagtgagagttttggaaattcaggagGGGTTTGTCAAAATCACTGGAAGTTtaggggggctttctgaagtttcccaaaaaaaaaaaaaaaaagagggggagggggatccCGGGTGCTTTTGAAGCGGGGTTGGGGACCATCCCGAGGGAGGCTGAGGAGTGGTTTGAAACCATCACAATAAAAAGTCGCTAAAAGCAGGCGATAAGTTTAGGCTGGAAACAGGTGGAGTGCCAGTTTTATGAcacaaaacggtgtagttttagggtgagggtaaaatgggcataaaaagtcaaactatTTGACTTTAACACTAAaaaggtccaaagtgagagcaaaccaaagtttagggggcctaagtgagagttttgaaaattcagggggtgtttgtcaaatcggctAGAACTTCGGGGGGCTTAGTGAAGTTTACCCTATTTTATAACTGAAATTGTACATGGATTAGCAGAGGCTATTGTCATAAATAGACTTTAATTGTAAGATTGTTCTGATtgtatttatgactttgtaataaCATAGCCAATTGTTATGTTTTGTTAGAACTATTATACTATAGATCTTCtatgaattaaatttaaaagattccctcaaaaagagagagagagagagagagagagaatgtggTCAGATAATTATACAACAGTATGGTGTTATGCCAAGTAGATAGTAATTTGATTAACTTCTAACTCTAGCTTTGGGTGGGCTACTCACTTCCCAAATAATTGCTCTTGGGaatgatctctctctctctctctctctctctctctctctttctcgtgTGGGTTGACATGACACGACCAACCTGTTTGACCTGTTTAACTAAACAGTTTGTATTCATGTTGACACAACTCGACTAGTTTAAAATGAAGtattaaatttaccattgtTTTCAAAGAGCGCAATACAACCTACATTGTTTAATAGTCCTAAATTTTCtgataatattaaaaaactgtATCAATATTGAAACTTTACGGGAGACGAAAAGGACTCCTGCCAACGAGTTGAAGAATAAGCATTGCAATCGCGAGCCAACGAGGGAGCCGAtcgaaggagaagaagaagcaaatcaCTACTGTTATCCATAAATGCAACTAGGGCTAAGCGTCGGTCGGTAATGTCAGTTTcggtagaaaatttttattttcgccTTTCGAACCGAcaatgtcggtaaagtcggttatttcaccgacttattccgtcaaattttattttatttcgcattTCAAACCAAAtgcggtcggtaaagtcggtgtcGGTAATGTCGGCATGTGGAAAAATGGCAAATTTGTCGATAAAGTCGGTCAaaagtcggttcggttaaaaaACCTCTTCCGCCTACCAAACCGAAAAattcggaataaaaaaaatcatgccgcctATTGTCCGCCATCTAGTCGGTAACTGTCGGTATCGATCAAAATCGGTCAATAGTCGGTTAATCGGTAATTTGCTCAGCCCTAACAATCAGTGTGTGCTGTaagcctttttttgttttaaaacatttttctttctcttttgctaatttgaaacaattgaaacacAAAACTTTGTTTTAAAACACACTAAAAGATTTTACTTTTGCAAGATACTAGGGGTACCGATTCTTTTACTAACAGAAGTGTACTAAACTGATATATATGTAGTTTATTTATTGGTACTCAttgcatttctcttaattaattgttttgtttttcttcaatgaatgAGTTACATATCTGTTAGTAAATGAGTTAGTACTCCTAGCATTTCTCCTAGTTTGAACATGCGGTAGTGTTGttcattttcttacaaattttatttgcTTATTTATACTTACTTTGGTGTGATTCATGTagcattattattttgttgcattGTTTGATCATTAAAAGTAATTGGTAAATCAATCAATGGCAATAGGTCTTTAACACATGAGATGGAAGCTGTAAAATCATAATGTTCTGTGTGTCGCATGTTTCcatcaaattaataacaaaatacgAGATTTTAGGGGTATTTCAATTGGTTGATAATTATGTTTTATGAGGTAgatgtcactaattcgaattttcCTTCTCGTTCTGTTTCCCTACtgtcatataaaaaaaacaaaaaacacaaaaaggacaATGAAAAGTATATGTGACCATATGTTGCTTTGGAAAACAAAGGCATAAGGTgaatttcaaattgcaatttttccTTAAGGAAAAGTACACatatccccctcaaactattatctcattgtcaatgtctccctaaaattattaattgtgtCAATGTCCTTCCTAAACTATCAACAAAATGTCATTGCCCCCTAAGGATAAAAGTATCATTCataaaattaagggttaataacttttttaatacCTAGGTTTtcacttttacattttttctcaCTTAAGGTTTCAAATCGTATAATAGATAGTACCTGATTTATGGGTAAAGACTAATTTAGTACATTCGTCACATTCCGTCAGCTGAACTAATTTTGGCCACCCCCcttaatggccaaaatgggagtggccggccacccatatttgtctttttgtctgtttttttttttttatttttttaaaaaaaaattatttatttatttgttttttaagttttgattttttaaattatttttatgatgtatttttatttatttattatttttgttaggaCACATGACATGTTTTTGTTACAACACATGTTAGTTCGTTAGTTTAATTGACGGGATGGTAACAGAGGTACTAAACCGATATTTACCCATAAGTTACGTATCATCTGTGATACGAATTAAAATCTAggtggaaaaaagaagaagtaaaaccATATGAACTAAAAAGTAGGGGTGTCCATGCGGTCTTTATTAACCGCTTTGTAAccgctttttatatatatatatatatatataatattatatttttattatggtGTATTGAGTATGTTTATGTTTGTGTTCCTTGTTTGAGATATCTACTCTAAAACTTTTTAACAACTgggttttccttgatttttatatttgtattactTTGGGTTAGAAATTTGATCATCTTGATGATTTTCATATAATacgttattttttattttattttattattattattattatttttttaatgccgATGGCATTTGAGTTTTTTTAGGTACcctttacattttatttttatttttacatagGCTCATTTTTGAGCAAGCTCAATGTAATATATCACAACTTATATGCTTGTTAAATAGTGCATATTTTAATGTCAAAAGGCACATAAAAGGgcaaaataagcccaaaaatgaaaattgaaccaaaaggcaaaaaaaaaaaaaaaaaaacctgaaaaggaaacaaaaaaagtgggaaaaaaaaaaaatttaaagtgagcccaaaaaaTGTCTAATTCTCAAATTCGACCtaaaatgaaagacaaaaaaaagcccaaaaaagtggttagtaaaaaaaatggttagccAAATGCGGTTAATCGCTAACCAAACGGTTAGCtgaagcggttagtaaaatgtAGTGGTTTTAACAACTAACCGTAATCACATGATTACCCATACTAAAAATGTTAttaactctaatttttttttaaaaaataaaaaataaaaaaaaagaaaagaaaaaaagaaaaagaaaagccaatttataaggataggttaaaaaaattaattttaaatttttttatgaaaaatatagaaaaaaaaataaaattttttagtttgttttttaaaaaatatagaaaaaataataaatatactttGACCCCTCAACTAAAAGTCATTTTTTGATTTTGCcttgataaaattttaattttaattaaaattttgtttttttaaaaaacttttattttattttatttttttaaaaaaaattttcattttttttggtttttttttttaatctttttggttttatttataatttataatgatatttttgtcttattgaaattttttttagtgttattcAAATGAAAATCTCCGAAACGCCAAACGCCGCCGTTTTGTTTATCCAAGTAAGTGGTCGTCGATGTGGCAAGACATAGGCCGTTAGTCGTATAAAACTAAACGGTCCAGATCACCCGACATGTACACACTTGGGATTAACCCAATAAATCTAAATCCCCGCGGAGCCAAATTCAGATTCCGGGTTTCACCTCTCGCagttcttcctctctctctctctctccgactTGAATCCCAGGCTCTGAAACATAACCAAGACCATGAACGCACCCATAATCGGTGAGCTTTATCTCTGTCTCGCTGTCTCTCTCCCACCCACATACACACACAGACAcgaatatttttgttaattttagtTTGAAAGTTTTGGTTTTTGATGTTGTCTGTAATttgtgtatgtatgtatggtATTGTGAAGATCCATTGCAAGGAGACTTTCCGGAGGTGATAGAGGAGTATTTGGAACATGGGGTCATGAAGTGCATTTCATTCAATCGCCGTGGTACCCTTCTTGCtggtaatctctctctctctctctctctctctctgtatctCGTTGAAAGAGTTTAGTGTATACTTATTGCGGTTTCTGACTTTCTAGGTCGTGCTATTTCAGTTTccttttgggttttctttgtttAGCTATAAGGTATTAGCTTTCTGGGAAACTTGTTCGGATGACGAGAAAATTTCAGAGTGAGCTATTTATTTTCCCTCACAAATTTAACTGAAAAGATGTTTTATTTCGACAAGCCGCATGTTTGTGTTTTTGGGTGTGTCTGAAAGGTTTAGTTTGGGACATTATgcgtctttattttttttttgggttttttcgCAATTGCTCAAGTTTATGTTGCTTCGGTGGGTGTTGTTGGGCTGGTAACAAATTGTGGGGAGCTTTGAAATTGATGACCGAGagtacaattgaaaatttgagtttttggaGTATAAAGTGAGTTTTTTTGTTCTCCTGTTTTTGCTTGGATCTTTCAGCATTGGGTGAAAGCAGATGCagtggttgtttttgttttcagaaCATAACATATGGAGTTTTAACCAACTTCTTTTGGTAGTATTAACAGCTTGTGGGGACTTTCAAAATCGATAAACAAGAACTGCTCATGTACAAACTGGAGAGTAGAAGTTAAATAGTTTTTCAGAatataaagtaatttttttattttattcttgtgCTTTTAGTTGGATCTTTCAGCAATGGGTGAATGCAGATGTGGTGGTTGTTTTCGTTTTCAGAACATAACAAAGGGAGTTATACCGAACTTtttattttgctagcattggtgGTGAATGTCATGCAAGAGTTAAAGGGATGGCATTAGTGCCCACTTCGGAAAAATCTGCATTTGGGCAagcagtttggttacttgtgtATGATCGTATTAACATGCTGGCCCTAGGAAGATTAGTTGGGTTGTTGATcggaaaataagaagaaagaggaaagaatATTGTAGGGGTTTTGGGGATCGCCGTGCTTGGATCTTGATTGTTAGTTGGCCTTCTAGCTGAAAAAGGCTTAAGCAAATTGttttaagtaaaatttataatcatatttttttggttaatcttCCTTGTCTACTATAttaatcttaaaaatattttgaggtTGCCTGGTAGATAGCCTGAATTTTGTCGCTTGTTATTGTTCATCTTGATAATTATGTACAATTTTTAATATGCTCAGTTTCTAACGTAACATCTAGCTACGTGATGTAGAGGATTGAATATTAATGTGGTTGGCACTTTTAATTGACTTTTTGATCCTATGTGTAACAATATTAACTGCTAGTCAAGTCATGTTTATGGAAGTGAGTAGGGACTTGCTACAACTTCCTTTTTAGTAACTAGTTTTGGTGATATTTCAATGGAAAAACTAATCTTCTTTGAGTTATTCTGAGTTCTTTACTGTGCATGTTAATAATTGTTTGATTGGCCAGCTGGGTGCTCTGATGGAAACTGCGTTATCTGGGATTTTGAAACCAGGGGCATTGCTAAGGAGCTCCGAGATAAAGATTGTATTGCTGCCATAACAAGTGTCAGTTGGTCAAAGTATGGTCATCGTATCCTTGTATCTTCTGCTGACAAGTCATTAACGCTTTGGGATGTCGTCAGTGGTGAAAGAATTTCACGCACAACTCTGCAGCAAACCCCTTTACAAGCTCGTCTACATCCTGGTTCCTCTACTCCATCTCTTTGCCTGGCATGCCCCCTCTCATCTGCTCCCATGATTGTTGACTTGAACACTGGTAGCACAACTGTGCTTCCAGTTTTGATCCCGGACACAAGCAATGGACTTGTCCCTCAATCACGGAATAAATTCTCAGATGGAgctcctccttacactccaaCTGCTGCTTGCTTTAATAAGTATGGGGATCTTGTTTATGTGGGGAACTCAAAAGGAGAAATTCTTATAATAGATTACGGAACTATCCAAGTGCGTGCCATGGTTCCTGTTACTGGTGGTGCTGTGGTCAAGAACATAGTATTCAGCAGAAGTGGAGAGTATTTGCTTACAAATTCAAATGATCGGACAATTAGGATCTATGAAAATCTTCTCCCATTGAAAGATGGGCTTAGAGCCCTTGATGACTTAGACAAGACCGCTAATGAGCTAGATGGTGTTGAGAAGTTGAAGGCTATTGGATCAAAGTGCCTGACACTTTTCCGGGAGTTTCAAGATTCTATCACAAAAATGCATTGGAAAGCACCTTGCTTTAGTGGTGATGGTGAGTGGGTAATTGGTGGCTCTGCAAGCAAAGGAGAGCACAAGATTTACATATGGGATAGGGCTGGGCATCTTGTGAAAATCCTTGAAGGTCCAAAGGAAGCCCTGATTGACTTAGCATGGCATCCTGTGCACCCCATTGTTGTCTCTGTTTCCTTGACTGGCTTGGTTTATATTTGGGCTAAAGATTATACAGAGAACTGGAGTGCATTTGCTCCTGATTTCAAAGAGCTAGAGGAAAATGAGGAGTATGTAGAACGAGAAGATGAATTTGATCTGGTGCCTGAAACTGAAAAGGTGAGAAGGCATTTATCTGGCTGAGCTGACTATTTCTTCACTTCTTTGTTTCTTAAATATATGTGTGCTTACAGGTGAAAGAATCAGATGTTAACGAGGATGATGAGGTTGATATAGTGACGGTGGAGAAGGATTCAGCTTTCAGTGATTCAGATATGTCCCAAGAAGAATTGTGCTTCTTGCCAGCTATTCCTTCTCCTGATATTCCGGAGCAGCAAGACAAGTGCATAGAAAGTTCATCAAAGTTAGTGGACAGTAACCATTCTGGATCCCCTCTTTCAGATGACGCTGGACCAAATGGACGCACAACAAACCATGCATCAAGTCCACTTGAAGGTAAAATTATGCCTTGTACGTGTTTTTCTGCGAGTCATACCTTGAAATTGGGGGTGATGTGATTATGGGTTGGGTGTCTAATTGTCCGCGGATAATAAGTATTCGAGCTAGCTGTACTAGTGAAGTTGGCatcatattttttacaaaaaaatctGTCTTTCAGAACTCCAATATTGAGTTTGACAGCCTCAATTTCTAAATCTGGCTTTCAAAAATCTGGCTATGTAAAACGTGAGTGCTTACATTTTTGTTACAAGAAACAAGTTTGAATGTCCACCTTTTAACTGGCTATGACAAAGAGGGTAGCTCTTGCAGTAGTATTCTCACTTATAACTTGGCGAAGTTCAAATTAAAGACCTCCCCTGCCCTGCCCCACCTTTTAACTGCTATGTGAAACGTGAGCGCTTAAATTTACGTTATAAGAAACAAGTTTGATAGTCCACCCTGCCCTAAATAACATGAAGactattatatgaaatatagtTGGGACCTGAACAGtttacctttttcttcttctgttcttttctccttttctttctccctctgaAGGGTGCCTGTTTTGAGTACTTGGGTCACACTGCCTTCTGTTTGGTGCTTTAACTGATACTTAtctgaaaaatagaaaagaaaaaaagaaaataaaagaaaagagagggatTATTAGATCCttgaagaaaaccaaaaagTTGAAGATAATAATCATGCTAACTGATGCACTAATTGAACTGTGATGTGATAACATGTTAACTTGgatattgaattgaattgaattttgtACCTAGGATGGTTGACGTGCCTCTCATGAGATTTGTGGGTTAAGAAAGCATTGCTTGTAATTGTCTGGAAGTGATGCTTGGTGGGTGTTGCCCCATCTGATTTTTCAGGTCATATGctagatttttcaattgtcaGAAAgcaattgcttttttttttttacaagaaagGGAAACTGATCAACCCCATATgttgattttcaaaataaagaTAGAAAGCTTTTGTATCTAATGGAAATGGTTGTCAAGGgcaatttaattatttcacatgatttttgtttaacttAACGGTTGATTTGGATGGAGGGGGTAAATTGACGCTGAAACTTCAAAATAGGGTATCAGTTTCATTGAGATAAAGTTTGTTGTGGGGAGTGAAATAAGGGTGGTAGTATGTGGGAGGAATGTGTCATTTACCAAAAAAGACAATTGTGCAAGTACATGTTTGCAAGAGTGaaatatttttaagttaaacaCTAATTGCATTGAAGTTTGAAAAC from Corylus avellana chromosome ca1, CavTom2PMs-1.0 encodes the following:
- the LOC132167559 gene encoding protein RBL isoform X1, whose product is MNAPIIDPLQGDFPEVIEEYLEHGVMKCISFNRRGTLLAAGCSDGNCVIWDFETRGIAKELRDKDCIAAITSVSWSKYGHRILVSSADKSLTLWDVVSGERISRTTLQQTPLQARLHPGSSTPSLCLACPLSSAPMIVDLNTGSTTVLPVLIPDTSNGLVPQSRNKFSDGAPPYTPTAACFNKYGDLVYVGNSKGEILIIDYGTIQVRAMVPVTGGAVVKNIVFSRSGEYLLTNSNDRTIRIYENLLPLKDGLRALDDLDKTANELDGVEKLKAIGSKCLTLFREFQDSITKMHWKAPCFSGDGEWVIGGSASKGEHKIYIWDRAGHLVKILEGPKEALIDLAWHPVHPIVVSVSLTGLVYIWAKDYTENWSAFAPDFKELEENEEYVEREDEFDLVPETEKVKESDVNEDDEVDIVTVEKDSAFSDSDMSQEELCFLPAIPSPDIPEQQDKCIESSSKLVDSNHSGSPLSDDAGPNGRTTNHASSPLEDNSAAEDAVARKRKRKPSEKGLELQAEKVRKPLKSSGRLSKVKSKSVIHQDNGNGFLGDDVSD
- the LOC132167559 gene encoding protein RBL isoform X2 → MNAPIIDPLQGDFPEVIEEYLEHGVMKCISFNRRGTLLAAGCSDGNCVIWDFETRGIAKELRDKDCIAAITSVSWSKYGHRILVSSADKSLTLWDVVSGERISRTTLQQTPLQARLHPGSSTPSLCLACPLSSAPMIVDLNTGSTTVLPVLIPDTSNGLVPQSRNKFSDGAPPYTPTAACFNKYGDLVYVGNSKGEILIIDYGTIQVRAMVPVTGGAVVKNIVFSRSGEYLLTNSNDRTIRIYENLLPLKDGLRALDDLDKTANELDGVEKLKAIGSKCLTLFREFQDSITKMHWKAPCFSGDGEWVIGGSASKGEHKIYIWDRAGHLVKILEGPKEALIDLAWHPVHPIVVSVSLTGLVYIWAKDYTENWSAFAPDFKELEENEEYVEREDEFDLVPETEKVKESDVNEDDEVDIVTVEKDSAFSDSDMSQEELCFLPAIPSPDIPEQQDKCIESSSKLVDSNHSGSPLSDDAGPNGRTTNHASSPLEDNSAAEDAVARKRKRKPSEKGLELQAEKETLKDDTFV